The sequence TTTCTTCCATTGCATCTGCTTCTGGAATTGGGTTGGCAATTACAGCGCCACCTTGTAAGCCAAGATCCCATTTCGCACGTAGCATACTCGCAACTGTTTCAGCATCATCTGCACGTAAATTCAATTCAAATTCACTTGATGGCGTATAGAATGCTGGCATTCTATCTGTTCCATAGCCGACAACCGGCACACCTTTTGTTTCCAAGTATTCAAGCGTAAGTCCGATATCGAGAATTGATTTTGCACCCGCACAGACGACTGCAACATTTGTTTGTGCAAGCTCGTCAAGGTCAGCAGAAATATCCATCGTTGTTTCTGCACCACGGTGAACACCACCGATACCGCCTGTTACGAAAATATCGATGCCTGCAAGTTCAGCAATGATCATCGTAGCCGCAACCGTTGTTGCACCCAATTGTTTCGTAGCGACTATAGAGCCTATGTCACGGCGCGAAACTTTTGCGACACCCTGGCTATTGC comes from Sporosarcina sp. FSL K6-3457 and encodes:
- a CDS encoding pseudouridine-5'-phosphate glycosidase, with protein sequence MEKYLSYSAEVQEAMAQGKPVVALESTIISHGMPYPQNVKTAREVEQIIRDNGAVPATTAIIDGKIKIGLSDEELEVFGNSQGVAKVSRRDIGSIVATKQLGATTVAATMIIAELAGIDIFVTGGIGGVHRGAETTMDISADLDELAQTNVAVVCAGAKSILDIGLTLEYLETKGVPVVGYGTDRMPAFYTPSSEFELNLRADDAETVASMLRAKWDLGLQGGAVIANPIPEADAMEESFINGIIKTALDEANANGIAGKDVTPFMLGKVKELTDGTSLDANIALVKNNAVIGAQIAVALNKK